One Rossellomorea aquimaris DNA window includes the following coding sequences:
- a CDS encoding aldo/keto reductase — MSVKSITLNNNIKMPELGYGVFRVDDGPKLARAVQTAIKMGYRSIDTAAIYGNEESVGKGINKAIEAGLVTREELFVTSKVWNAGLSYDETIAAYEESIKKMGLDYLDLYLIHWPGKEKYMESWKALESLYKDGRIQAIGVSNFQVHHLKHLLEGAEITPVINQIEFHPKLIQTEVRDYCRKHNIQVEAWSPLMNAELLNNETIKGIAQSHGKSPAQVILRWDLQHGVITIPKSMTESRIQENISIYDFELTSEQMNQLDALNEDFRSGPDPDEFDF, encoded by the coding sequence ATGAGCGTCAAATCTATCACTTTAAATAATAATATAAAAATGCCGGAACTGGGATATGGGGTTTTCCGTGTGGATGACGGCCCGAAGCTTGCACGGGCAGTACAGACAGCGATCAAAATGGGGTATCGCAGTATCGATACAGCAGCGATTTATGGAAATGAAGAGAGCGTCGGGAAGGGAATCAATAAAGCGATTGAAGCAGGACTTGTTACCCGGGAGGAACTGTTTGTCACTTCAAAAGTTTGGAATGCCGGCCTATCCTACGATGAAACGATCGCGGCATACGAAGAAAGCATAAAGAAAATGGGGCTCGACTATTTGGATCTTTATCTGATTCACTGGCCTGGAAAAGAGAAGTACATGGAGTCCTGGAAAGCTCTTGAATCCCTTTATAAGGATGGAAGGATCCAAGCGATAGGTGTAAGTAACTTCCAAGTTCATCACTTGAAACACTTACTCGAGGGTGCTGAAATCACGCCGGTTATTAACCAGATTGAATTCCATCCCAAGCTGATTCAAACGGAAGTGAGAGATTACTGCCGGAAGCACAATATTCAAGTTGAAGCCTGGTCTCCGCTTATGAATGCAGAGCTTCTAAACAATGAAACCATTAAAGGGATTGCTCAGTCCCATGGTAAATCACCCGCTCAAGTGATACTGCGCTGGGATCTCCAACACGGAGTCATCACAATTCCAAAGTCTATGACGGAGTCCAGAATTCAAGAAAACATTTCTATATATGATTTTGAATTAACTTCTGAGCAAATGAATCAATTAGATGCATTAAATGAAGACTTCCGCAGTGGCCCGGATCCTGATGAGTTCGATTTTTAA